In the Theobroma cacao cultivar B97-61/B2 chromosome 1, Criollo_cocoa_genome_V2, whole genome shotgun sequence genome, one interval contains:
- the LOC18614481 gene encoding uncharacterized protein LOC18614481, whose product MAEEEEVKIEVEAVQSVYGEDCVVVESYPPHLHLHIKPRTADVSSQQFVEAIIGIRAGSQYPKEPPLIYLIDSKGLDEQRQTHLISSIRDKACELPSCFMLIALCEGAVERLSAMNHPDGDCPLCLYPLMSEDDQKEELPFMKLMSCFHCFHSECIIRWWNWLQIENKNNAKHPSSATVHHLRNTGSQQVEESMGSCPVCRKVFHAKDLEHVLDLVGTHSSQQSLDRTEVKDDETLLHSDWENIRRQKFETILKLQQENSGLIDSKKDHNVLPGLNPQNTVPLSNHASTEEAAEQPQTNPAATAEINSSSSSTRPSTSKHWNAGKRKPRGQNPRKQVRQWVRKDNGGAAD is encoded by the exons atGGCGGAAGAAGAGGAGGTGAAGATTGAAGTGGAGGCGGTGCAATCTGTTTACGGAGAGGATTGCGTGGTCGTCGAATCGTATCCTCCGCACCTTCACCTCCATATCAAGCCTCGCACCGCCGATGTCTCTTCCCAACAG TTCGTGGAAGCAATTATTGGAATAAGAGCGGGCTCAcag TATCCGAAGGAGCCTCCTCTTATTTATTTGATAGATTCAAAGGGTCTTGATGAACAAAGGCAAACACATCTTATAAGTAGTATACGAGACAAAGCCTGTGAGCTTCCCTCTTGTTTTATGCTTATAGCACTTTGTGAG GGAGCGGTTGAGAGGCTTTCTGCTATGAACCACCCTGATGGCGATTGCCCATTGTGTTTGTATCCTTTGATGTCAGAGGATGACCAGAAAGAAGAGTTGCCTTTTATGAAGTTGATGTCTTGTTTTCATTGTTTTCATAG TGAGTGCATTATTAGATGGTGGAATTGGCTTCAAATTGAGAATAAGAATAATGCTAAGCACCCATCTAGCGCAACTGTACATCATTTAAGGAACACAGGAAGTCAACAAG TGGAAGAAAGCATGGGAAGCTGTCCAGTTTGTCGTAAGGTTTTTCATGCCAAGGATCTTGAACATGTGCTTGACCTGGTTGGCACTCATTCTTCTCAACAG TCTTTGGACAGAACTGAAGTTAAAGATGATGAGACACTTCTTCATTCGGACTGGGAGAATATAAGAAGGCAGAAATTCGAGACAATACTAAAACTGCAGCAAGAAAACAGTGGCTTGATTGACTCCAAGAAAGATCACAATGTTCTGCCGGGTTTAAATCCTCAGAATACAGTCCCATTGTCTAACCATGCATCAACTGAGGAAGCAGCTGAGCAACCGCAAACTAATCCAGCAGCAACTGCAGAAATAAATTCCAGTAGTTCTTCGACTAGGCCTAGCACCAGCAAGCACTGGAATGCAGGCAAGAGAAAACCGAGAGGACAAAATCCAAGAAAACAAGTAAGACAGTGGGTTAGAAAAGATAATGGTGGTGCTGCAGATTAA
- the LOC18614479 gene encoding phospholipase A(1) DAD1, chloroplastic — MNLSMKAARPCTFPATTTQTPMPSKHVSICCCTIAQPVVRPLKKSIDSQRVKSWEHLLDPVDYNQTASLFTSKAVKIGNRWEQYQGIQNWEGLLDPLDENLRGEILRYGFFVEAAYRSFDFDSSSPTYATCRYPKSTFLDRSGLPETGYRLTRNLRATSGIQLPRWVEKAPSWVATQSSWIGYVAVCQDKEEIARLGRRDVVIAYRGTATGLEWLENLRATLTPLPNADSKPGPDGSEPMVESGFLSLYTSGTAESPSLQEMIREEILRLLQTYGDEPLSLTITGHSLGAALATLTAYDIKTTFKRAPLVTVMSFGGPRVGNRSFRRQLEKQGTKVLRIVNSDDLITKVPGFVLEEDADVSKSQDIHVAGLPSWIQKRVEDTQWVYAEVGRELRLRSRDSPYLNTINVATCHELKTYLHLVSGFVSSTCPFRATVSRVLDYHNRGQATA, encoded by the coding sequence ATGAATCTCTCCATGAAAGCTGCAAGGCCATGCACATTTCCAGCCACAACCACACAGACACCCATGCCTAGCAAGCACGTTTCTATCTGTTGCTGCACCATCGCTCAGCCGGTCGTCAGACCACTCAAGAAGTCCATAGATAGCCAAAGGGTGAAGAGCTGGGAACATCTGCTCGACCCTGTTGACTACAACCAAACAGCTTCCCTGTTCACGTCTAAAGCTGTTAAAATCGGCAATAGATGGGAGCAGTACCAAGGAATCCAAAACTGGGAAGGTCTACTTGATCCATTGGACGAAAATTTGCGAGGCGAAATTCTTCGATACGGGTTTTTCGTTGAAGCCGCATATAGGTCCTTTGACTTCGACTCCTCCTCGCCAACATATGCAACATGCCGCTATCCCAAAAGCACATTTCTAGACCGTTCCGGGCTACCCGAAACCGGTTATCGACTAACCCGAAATTTACGTGCGACATCAGGAATCCAGTTGCCACGTTGGGTTGAAAAAGCACCAAGTTGGGTGGCAACTCAGTCCAGCTGGATTGGTTACGTGGCAGTTTGTCAGGACAAAGAGGAAATCGCCAGGCTGGGTCGAAGAGATGTGGTGATTGCTTACAGAGGCACCGCTACTGGCCTCGAATGGCTGGAAAATCTACGCGCTACCCTGACTCCCCTCCCCAATGCTGACTCCAAACCTGGTCCTGACGGTTCGGAACCCATGGTGGAAAGTGGGTTCTTGAGCCTTTACACTTCAGGAACCGCCGAGTCACCGAGTCTACAAGAAATGATCCGTGAAGAGATCTTACGGTTGCTCCAAACATACGGCGACGAGCCTCTTAGCTTAACCATCACAGGGCACAGTCTTGGAGCGGCTCTGGCCACGCTCACAGCTTATGACATAAAAACCACCTTCAAACGTGCTCCACTCGTGACTGTCATGTCCTTCGGAGGTCCACGTGTCGGAAACAGGAGCTTCCGTCGCCAGCTAGAAAAACAAGGCACTAAAGTGTTAAGAATAGTGAACTCGGATGATCTGATAACCAAAGTACCTGGCTTCGTACTGGAAGAAGATGCTGACGTGTCAAAAAGCCAAGACATCCACGTGGCGGGCTTGCCTAGCTGGATCCAGAAGCGAGTCGAGGACACCCAGTGGGTCTATGCGGAGGTAGGCAGAGAGCTCAGGCTCCGCAGCAGAGACTCTCCGTACCTTAACACTATCAACGTTGCCACGTGTCACGAGCTCAAGACCTACCTCCATTTGGTCAGCGGATTCGTGAGCTCCACGTGTCCATTCCGAGCCACCGTGAGCAGAGTCCTCGACTACCATAACCGAGGGCAAGCCACGGCgtaa